A window of Cottoperca gobio chromosome 16, fCotGob3.1, whole genome shotgun sequence contains these coding sequences:
- the pigv gene encoding palmitoyltransferase ZDHHC18-A, which yields MTMDVRAVLEFATVTRGLSLLLQAVFNAVIPDHDADAFRPPRTEEPLYLDSAVDWLLGGLSHWDAEHYLFIAEKGYLYEHNFAFFPLLPVILRGLAETLLWPLSSWLSVRGRLLVAVALGNSALFLLSVVALYALSRIVLQDRRLALLSSLLYCITPANVFMTAGYSESLFAALTFGGLFLLEKGFTFRACLALSIATAARSNGLVNIGFLLYLPSLHAISQIRVYRTTTKGHSKVFHYIWAIIRLLLTSLLGTAIIALPFCAFQYYGYRTFCTPSVSLERIPPALLSLAELKGYRVPDENGPPPLWCMRPLPLLYSHIQDVYWDVGFLRYFELKQIPNFILALPMANLGIMAAYAYFQANPELCLRLGLWETGASLDKPTPGLFNPRVFVYVVHSTVLLVFGTLCMHVQVLTRFMASSSPMPFWISAHLLLLNEPLLHRRKTSNPNVQLQTHSRNGCQHTPQNPIVALLPHFRSCSPTTQSILGYFLSYWVLGLALHCNFLPWT from the exons ATGACTATGGACGTCAGAGCAGTTCTGGAGTTTGCCACAGTCACCAGGGGTCTGTCACTGTTGTTGCAG GCTGTCTTCAATGCTGTCATCCCTGACCATGATGCTGATGCGTTCAGGCCCCCACGGACAGAGGAGCCTCTGTACTTGGATTCTGCAGTAGACTGGTTGTTGGGCGGCCTCTCTCACTGGGATGCAGAGCATTACCTCTTCATCGCTGAGAAGGGATACCTTTATGAGCACAACTTTGCTTTCTTCCCCCTCTTGCCTGTCATCCTCCGAGGCCTGGCAGAGACGCTGCTGTGGCCCTTGAGCAGCTGGCTGAGCGTGCGGGGGCGTCTGCTGGTGGCTGTGGCTCTTGGGAACAGTGCCCTCTTCCTGTTGAGCGTTGTCGCCCTGTATGCGCTCAGTAGGATAGTTCTTCAGGACAGACGTCTTGCTCTGCTCTCCAGCCTGCTCTACTGCATCACACCTGCCAACGTTTTCATGACCGCTGGATACTCAGAGAGCCTGTTTGCTGCACTCACATTTGGTGGTTTGTTCCTCCTGGAGAAAGGATTCACCTTCCGAGCCTGCCTGGCTCTGAGTATAGCCACTGCAGCTCGATCTAATGGACTTGTTAACATAGGATTTCTGCTGTACCTTCCATCACTGCACGCTATTTCCCAGATTCGTGTATATCGAACAACGACAAAAGGCCACAGTAAAGTCTTCCACTACATTTGGGCCATCATCCGTCTTCTGCTCACCTCCCTCTTGGGAACTGCAATTATTGCCCTTCCCTTCTGTGCTTTCCAATACTATGGGTATAGGACGTTTTGCACACCATCTGTCTCCTTGGAGCGGATCCCCCCTGCTCTTCTGTCGCTGGCTGAACTAAAGGGCTACCGGGTTCCGGATGAAAATGGTCCACCGCCCCTCTGGTGCATGAGACCTCTTCCCCTGCTTTATTCTCATATCCAGGATGTTTATTGGGATGTGGGCTTCCTTCGCTACTTTGAGCTGAAGCAGATTCCAAACTTCATTCTGGCTCTACCTATGGCCAACCTCGGCATAATGGCAGCTTATGCATATTTTCAAGCCAATCCAGAACTGTGTCTAAGACTCGGACTTTGGGAGACAGGGGCAAGTCTTGACAAACCCACACCGGGATTGTTCAACCCCagagtgtttgtgtatgttgtacATTCAACGGTGCTTCTGGTATTTGGAAcattgtgcatgcatgtgcag GTTCTAACCAGATTCATGGCCTCCTCATCTCCCATGCCCTTCTGGATAAGtgctcacctgctcctcctcaATGAACCACTTCTTCATCGAAGGAAAACATCCAATCCTAATGTACAGCTACAGACTCATTCCAGAAATGGATGCCAGCACACACCTCAAAACCCCATCGTTGCACTGCTGCCACACTTCAGAAGCTGTTCTCCTACCACACAGAGCATCCTCGGATACTTCCTCTCTTACTGGGTGCTGGGCCTGGCGCTGCATTGTAACTTCTTGCCATGGACATGA